Within the Corynebacterium tuberculostearicum genome, the region CGCGGGACCACTCATCGTCCTTGATGGCGCCATTGCCATCCACGAGGTCTTCCACCGGCTGGGGATCAGCCTCATAGGCGTGGGTGATGAGCTCGTTGCGTTCCACAATGTCATCGTCCTTGCCCAGCTGCCACGGGGCAAGGACGGTAAAAGCGAGGTAGGAAAAAGCCACGACGAACAGCAGCAGTAGAACCCAACCTGGCTTAAGGAACGTCTTTAGCATGGGGCCTAGTTTAGTCGCGGTTAGCGCGAATCCAATCCAGCAGGCCAGGCACGGCGGCCTCGATATTCTTGCGCGTGGTCTCGAAATCCGCGGTGGAACCGTAATACGGGTCTGCCACGTCCGCGTCCTCCGGGGAGTTGGGGTCGAAGCTGCGCATCAGGCGAATCTTGTCGGGGTCGATGCCGTGCTCAATGAGGGCCTCGCGGTGGCCCTTGTCCATAGCAATGAAAAGATCAGCGTCCATGTGCTCGGCGCCCAGCTTGGCCGCGCGGTGGGAACCGCCATCGTGGCCGCCGCGGCGCAGCTCGGCAATCG harbors:
- a CDS encoding low molecular weight protein-tyrosine-phosphatase, which encodes MTESDTRSGLYLVFVCTGNICRSPMAEIIVRDEMEKDMLDLVATVDSCGLGGWHVGQGADERAIAELRRGGHDGGSHRAAKLGAEHMDADLFIAMDKGHREALIEHGIDPDKIRLMRSFDPNSPEDADVADPYYGSTADFETTRKNIEAAVPGLLDWIRANRD